The Acipenser ruthenus chromosome 25, fAciRut3.2 maternal haplotype, whole genome shotgun sequence genome has a window encoding:
- the LOC131701499 gene encoding E3 ubiquitin-protein ligase PDZRN3-like isoform X4, whose product MGCSLCTLQKQEEQYKLLYEVCQVNGKDLSKATHEQAVEAFRTAKEPIVVQVLRRAPRTKMLNPAHESQLLDTGTQTDITFEHIMALAKRTTPTPPVAVLEQYLLPEEHSPGHEYYDPNDFLEGMHQEMEREELEYEEVDLYRLNSQDKLGLTLCYRTDDEDDTGIYVSEIDPNSIAAKDGRIREGDRIIQINGIEIQNREEAVSLLTSEDNKNVSLLVARPEIQLDEGWMDDDRNDFLDDLHIDMLEEQHHQAMQFTASMLQQKKHDEDGGTTDTATILSNQHEKDSGVGRTDESTRNDESSEQENMGDDHTTSSNTLGSRKKLTYSHDTLGSGDMQFSNESFISADYTDADFLGIPADECERFRELLELKCQVKSANQYSLYYHTSAMDMNKSDQESVDKELEMLNEELRNIELECLNIVRAHKMQQLKEQYRESWMLHNSGFHNYNTSIDARRHELSDITELPEKSDKDSSSAYNTGESCRSTPLTLEMSPDNSLRRTADDINSQGNEGVVANSTGPSGTAPKVSLSQAGGQESSSVKSRSYSSKDSDSSKQSEGKDRKTTDASKTSKAGNLSYQHSPYKHAHIPAHAQHYQSYMQLIQQKSAVEYAQSQMSLVSMCRDPSSPSQLEPKMEWKVKIRSDGTRYITKRPVRDKLLKERAIRIREERSGMTTDDDAVSEMKMGRYWSKEERKQHIVRAKEQRQRREFMKQSRQDCLKEQGSGEEKKEVNIIELSHKKMNKKRNKKVFDNWMTIQELLTHGTKSPDGTRVYNSLLSVTTV is encoded by the exons ATGGGATGCAGTCTGTGTACTCTGCAGAAGCAGGAGGAGCAATACAAACTACTCTATGAAGTTTGCCAG GTCAATGGTAAAGATTTGTCCAAGGCGACCCATGAACAGGCAGTAGAAGCTTTCAGAACAGCCAAGGAGCCAATCGTGGTTCAAGTTCTACGAAGAGCTCCTAGAACCAAAATGCTCAACCCTGCCCATGAGTCTCAGCTGCTGGATACAGGCACACAGACTGACATAACCTTTGAACACATCATGGCTCTTGCAAAGcgcaccacccccaccccacctgtGGCAGTACTTGAGCAATACCTGTTGCCAGAAGA ACATTCACCAGGACATGAATATTATGACCCAAATGACTTCTTGGAAGGCATGCACCAGGAAATGGAGAGAGAAGAGTTGGAATATGAG gaagTGGACTTGTACAGACTTAACAGCCAAGACAAGCTTGGGCTCACACTGTGCTATAGAACAGATGATGAAGATGACACAGGGATCTATGTGAGCGAG ATTGATCCAAATAGCATTGCTGCAAAAGATGGCCGAATCAGAGAAGGAGATCGAATTATCCAG attAATGGAATAGAGATTCAGAACAGAGAGGAAGCGGTGTCACTTCTGACCAGCGAAGACAACAAGAATGTGTCTCTCCTCGTAGCCAGGCCTGAGATTCAG CTGGACGAAGGATGGATGGATGACGACAGGAATGACTTTCTTGATGATCTGCACATAGATATGCTGGAGGAGCAGCACCATCAGGCGATGCAATTTACTGCCAGCATGCTTCAGCAG AAGAAGCACGATGAGGATGGAGGAACTACAGACACGGCTACAATTTTATCCAACCAGCACGAGAAAGACAGCGGAGTGGGGCGTACCGACGAGAGCACACGCAACGATGAGAGCTCAGAGCAGGAGAACATGGGAGACGACCACACCACTTCATCCAACACTTTAGGCAGTCGCAAGAAGCTGACTTACAGCCATGACACCCTGGGAAGTGGGGATATGCAGTTCAGCAATGAATCCTTCATATCTGCCGATTACACCGATGCAGACTTTCTGGGGATTCCTGCAGACGAATGCGAAAGATTTCGAGAGCTTCTTGAGCTGAAGTGCCAAGTGAAGAGTGCAAACCAGTACAGCCTTTATTATCACACCAGTGCAATGGACATGAATAAAAGCGACCAGGAAAGTGTAGACAAGGAGTTGGAGATGCTGAACGAAGAGCTGAGAAACATTGAGCTGGAATGCCTGAACATTGTACGAGCTCACAAGATGCAGCAGCTGAAAGAGCAGTACAGAGAGTCCTGGATGCTTCACAACAGCGGCTTCCACAACTACAACACCAGCATTGACGCTCGCAGACACGAGCTGTCTGATATCACAGAGCTGCCGGAGAAATCAGATAAGGACAGCTCGAGTGCTTACAATACTGGGGAGAGCTGCAGGAGCACTCCTCTTACACTGGAGATGTCCCCTGACAACTCTCTCCGCAGAACTGCTGATGATATCAACAGCCAGGGCAATGAAGGGGTGGTGGCCAACAGCACAGGGCCCAGCGGAACAGCGCCAAAGGTTTCTCTGTCCCAAGCTGGAGGCCAAGAGTCGAGCTCTGTTAAATCCCGCTCCTACTCCTCTAAGGATTCTGACTCCAGCAAGCAATCAGAGGGAAAGGATAGGAAAACTACAGATGCCAGCAAGACTTCAAAAGCTGGTAACTTATCATACCAGCACTCTCCCTACAAGCATGCTCACATCCCAGCTCATGCCCAGCACTATCAGAGTTACATGCAGTTGATCCAGCAGAAGTCAGCAGTAGAGTATGCCCAGAGCCAGATGAGCCTGGTCAGCATGTGCAGAGACCCCAGTTCTCCAAGCCAATTGGAACCTAAGATGGAGTGGAAGGTCAAGATCAGGAGTGATGGGACGCGGTACATCACTAAGAGGCCGGTGAGGGACAAGCTGCTCAAGGAGCGTGCGATAAGGATCAGAGAGGAGCGCAGCGGCATGACGACGGACGATGACGCAGTCAGCGAGATGAAAATGGGCCGCTACTGGAGCAAGGAGGAGCGCAAACAGCATATAGTACGAGCGAAGGAGCAGAGGCAGAGGCGAGAGTTCATGAAGCAGAGCAGACAGGATTGTCTGAAGGAGCAGGGCAGTGGAGAGGAGAAAAAGGAGGTGAATATTATTGAACTGAGCCACAAAAAGATGAACAAGAAGAGGAACAAGAAAGTTTTTGACAATTGGATGACGATCCAAGAACTGTTAACTCACGGCACTAAATCCCCAGATGGAACAAGAGTATACAATTCCCTTTTATCTGTAACCACTGTATAA
- the LOC131701499 gene encoding E3 ubiquitin-protein ligase PDZRN3-like isoform X5 — MEVNGKDLSKATHEQAVEAFRTAKEPIVVQVLRRAPRTKMLNPAHESQLLDTGTQTDITFEHIMALAKRTTPTPPVAVLEQYLLPEEHSPGHEYYDPNDFLEGMHQEMEREELEYEEVDLYRLNSQDKLGLTLCYRTDDEDDTGIYVSEIDPNSIAAKDGRIREGDRIIQINGIEIQNREEAVSLLTSEDNKNVSLLVARPEIQLDEGWMDDDRNDFLDDLHIDMLEEQHHQAMQFTASMLQQKKHDEDGGTTDTATILSNQHEKDSGVGRTDESTRNDESSEQENMGDDHTTSSNTLGSRKKLTYSHDTLGSGDMQFSNESFISADYTDADFLGIPADECERFRELLELKCQVKSANQYSLYYHTSAMDMNKSDQESVDKELEMLNEELRNIELECLNIVRAHKMQQLKEQYRESWMLHNSGFHNYNTSIDARRHELSDITELPEKSDKDSSSAYNTGESCRSTPLTLEMSPDNSLRRTADDINSQGNEGVVANSTGPSGTAPKVSLSQAGGQESSSVKSRSYSSKDSDSSKQSEGKDRKTTDASKTSKAGNLSYQHSPYKHAHIPAHAQHYQSYMQLIQQKSAVEYAQSQMSLVSMCRDPSSPSQLEPKMEWKVKIRSDGTRYITKRPVRDKLLKERAIRIREERSGMTTDDDAVSEMKMGRYWSKEERKQHIVRAKEQRQRREFMKQSRQDCLKEQGSGEEKKEVNIIELSHKKMNKKRNKKVFDNWMTIQELLTHGTKSPDGTRVYNSLLSVTTV, encoded by the exons GTCAATGGTAAAGATTTGTCCAAGGCGACCCATGAACAGGCAGTAGAAGCTTTCAGAACAGCCAAGGAGCCAATCGTGGTTCAAGTTCTACGAAGAGCTCCTAGAACCAAAATGCTCAACCCTGCCCATGAGTCTCAGCTGCTGGATACAGGCACACAGACTGACATAACCTTTGAACACATCATGGCTCTTGCAAAGcgcaccacccccaccccacctgtGGCAGTACTTGAGCAATACCTGTTGCCAGAAGA ACATTCACCAGGACATGAATATTATGACCCAAATGACTTCTTGGAAGGCATGCACCAGGAAATGGAGAGAGAAGAGTTGGAATATGAG gaagTGGACTTGTACAGACTTAACAGCCAAGACAAGCTTGGGCTCACACTGTGCTATAGAACAGATGATGAAGATGACACAGGGATCTATGTGAGCGAG ATTGATCCAAATAGCATTGCTGCAAAAGATGGCCGAATCAGAGAAGGAGATCGAATTATCCAG attAATGGAATAGAGATTCAGAACAGAGAGGAAGCGGTGTCACTTCTGACCAGCGAAGACAACAAGAATGTGTCTCTCCTCGTAGCCAGGCCTGAGATTCAG CTGGACGAAGGATGGATGGATGACGACAGGAATGACTTTCTTGATGATCTGCACATAGATATGCTGGAGGAGCAGCACCATCAGGCGATGCAATTTACTGCCAGCATGCTTCAGCAG AAGAAGCACGATGAGGATGGAGGAACTACAGACACGGCTACAATTTTATCCAACCAGCACGAGAAAGACAGCGGAGTGGGGCGTACCGACGAGAGCACACGCAACGATGAGAGCTCAGAGCAGGAGAACATGGGAGACGACCACACCACTTCATCCAACACTTTAGGCAGTCGCAAGAAGCTGACTTACAGCCATGACACCCTGGGAAGTGGGGATATGCAGTTCAGCAATGAATCCTTCATATCTGCCGATTACACCGATGCAGACTTTCTGGGGATTCCTGCAGACGAATGCGAAAGATTTCGAGAGCTTCTTGAGCTGAAGTGCCAAGTGAAGAGTGCAAACCAGTACAGCCTTTATTATCACACCAGTGCAATGGACATGAATAAAAGCGACCAGGAAAGTGTAGACAAGGAGTTGGAGATGCTGAACGAAGAGCTGAGAAACATTGAGCTGGAATGCCTGAACATTGTACGAGCTCACAAGATGCAGCAGCTGAAAGAGCAGTACAGAGAGTCCTGGATGCTTCACAACAGCGGCTTCCACAACTACAACACCAGCATTGACGCTCGCAGACACGAGCTGTCTGATATCACAGAGCTGCCGGAGAAATCAGATAAGGACAGCTCGAGTGCTTACAATACTGGGGAGAGCTGCAGGAGCACTCCTCTTACACTGGAGATGTCCCCTGACAACTCTCTCCGCAGAACTGCTGATGATATCAACAGCCAGGGCAATGAAGGGGTGGTGGCCAACAGCACAGGGCCCAGCGGAACAGCGCCAAAGGTTTCTCTGTCCCAAGCTGGAGGCCAAGAGTCGAGCTCTGTTAAATCCCGCTCCTACTCCTCTAAGGATTCTGACTCCAGCAAGCAATCAGAGGGAAAGGATAGGAAAACTACAGATGCCAGCAAGACTTCAAAAGCTGGTAACTTATCATACCAGCACTCTCCCTACAAGCATGCTCACATCCCAGCTCATGCCCAGCACTATCAGAGTTACATGCAGTTGATCCAGCAGAAGTCAGCAGTAGAGTATGCCCAGAGCCAGATGAGCCTGGTCAGCATGTGCAGAGACCCCAGTTCTCCAAGCCAATTGGAACCTAAGATGGAGTGGAAGGTCAAGATCAGGAGTGATGGGACGCGGTACATCACTAAGAGGCCGGTGAGGGACAAGCTGCTCAAGGAGCGTGCGATAAGGATCAGAGAGGAGCGCAGCGGCATGACGACGGACGATGACGCAGTCAGCGAGATGAAAATGGGCCGCTACTGGAGCAAGGAGGAGCGCAAACAGCATATAGTACGAGCGAAGGAGCAGAGGCAGAGGCGAGAGTTCATGAAGCAGAGCAGACAGGATTGTCTGAAGGAGCAGGGCAGTGGAGAGGAGAAAAAGGAGGTGAATATTATTGAACTGAGCCACAAAAAGATGAACAAGAAGAGGAACAAGAAAGTTTTTGACAATTGGATGACGATCCAAGAACTGTTAACTCACGGCACTAAATCCCCAGATGGAACAAGAGTATACAATTCCCTTTTATCTGTAACCACTGTATAA